The Nitrospirales bacterium genome includes a window with the following:
- a CDS encoding VacJ family lipoprotein — protein sequence MTQNFSQSHRSLRLRYFLFLLLIGLSALGTSGCAGESTNRKVDAQAVSGISQDPNPPAIEPLTEDTEEVFDEFGYDPFEEPDSEKIEEYDPWEPYNVLAFKFNYNFDKYILKPVAQGYNYIMPTEVQRSIANFFQNLRFAPRFFNNIFQAKFKGAGIELGRFLVNSTVGIGGLFDPARALFDWETPLEDTGQTLGVYGTPPGPYLVLPFLGSFTVRDAIGFAGDTFLDPINWLVLPIIEISDAPRVVDNETTVTLIQFGLKVEDTINLRSLNLEKFQGVEEGTLDLYGAVRNGYLQQRAREIQR from the coding sequence ATGACGCAAAACTTCTCACAATCTCATCGATCCCTAAGACTTCGCTATTTCCTGTTCTTGCTGTTGATCGGATTGTCAGCCCTCGGGACGAGTGGGTGTGCGGGAGAATCAACCAATCGTAAGGTCGATGCCCAGGCGGTATCAGGAATTTCCCAAGATCCCAATCCACCGGCGATCGAACCCTTGACGGAGGATACTGAAGAAGTCTTTGACGAGTTTGGGTATGACCCGTTTGAAGAACCAGACTCTGAAAAAATCGAGGAGTATGACCCGTGGGAGCCCTACAATGTCTTGGCATTCAAATTCAATTACAACTTTGATAAATATATCTTAAAACCAGTGGCTCAGGGGTATAACTATATTATGCCCACGGAAGTCCAACGCAGCATCGCCAATTTTTTTCAAAATCTTCGCTTTGCCCCTCGATTTTTCAATAATATTTTTCAAGCCAAATTTAAAGGAGCCGGAATAGAGTTGGGACGATTTCTCGTCAATTCCACCGTGGGGATCGGCGGCCTGTTCGACCCGGCACGCGCTCTGTTCGACTGGGAAACGCCGCTCGAAGATACGGGACAGACGTTGGGCGTCTATGGAACGCCTCCCGGGCCCTACTTGGTTTTGCCGTTTTTGGGATCGTTCACCGTGCGAGACGCCATCGGATTCGCTGGTGATACATTTCTTGACCCTATCAACTGGCTCGTACTTCCCATCATTGAGATCTCTGACGCCCCTCGCGTTGTTGATAACGAAACGACCGTGACTCTCATCCAATTTGGGTTGAAAGTTGAGGATACGATCAATCTGCGTTCCTTAAACCTTGAAAAATTCCAGGGTGTCGAGGAAGGGACGCTCGATTTGTATGGGGCAGTGAGGAATGGCTACCTGCAACAGAGAGCCAGGGAAATTCAGCGCTAG